One region of Catenuloplanes indicus genomic DNA includes:
- a CDS encoding IS3 family transposase codes for MRFIDEHRDRFAVALLLRVLNIAESTYYQWLKQAEQPCDRDLVDRGLISNIYETWEASGFTYGADRIHRQLRRDGIRVGRKRVERLMAGQGWHGAFLRRGWRGGSTKQDPRHTPAPDLVNRNFTAAGPNQLWVADATRIPCGEGVFWLAAVRDVFSRRIVGWKTSDRCDTDLILAALEYGIWSRDVRDGQLIHHSDRGSNYTSFRFSQRLQDNGIRPSMGSVGDSYDNALMENFWSTLKIELVYRTSWRTRDEAENAIFQYIDGWYNSRRIQKELGYLSPDEYEAAWHAQTEPDNLTPAPTGSR; via the coding sequence ATGAGGTTCATCGACGAACACCGTGACCGCTTCGCGGTCGCGCTCCTGCTACGGGTCCTCAACATCGCCGAGTCGACCTACTACCAGTGGCTCAAGCAGGCGGAACAGCCGTGTGACCGGGACCTGGTCGACCGCGGGCTGATCTCCAACATCTATGAGACCTGGGAGGCCTCCGGCTTCACCTATGGCGCCGACCGGATCCACCGGCAACTGCGCCGCGACGGAATCCGCGTGGGCCGCAAACGCGTCGAGCGGCTGATGGCCGGCCAGGGCTGGCACGGGGCGTTCCTGCGCCGCGGCTGGCGCGGCGGCTCCACGAAGCAAGACCCGCGGCACACGCCGGCGCCGGATCTGGTCAACCGCAACTTCACCGCAGCCGGCCCGAACCAGCTGTGGGTGGCCGACGCCACGCGGATCCCGTGCGGTGAGGGCGTGTTCTGGCTGGCCGCCGTCCGCGACGTGTTCTCCCGCCGGATCGTTGGCTGGAAGACCTCCGACCGGTGTGACACCGATCTGATCCTGGCCGCCCTCGAGTACGGCATCTGGTCGCGTGACGTCCGCGACGGACAACTCATCCATCACAGCGACCGCGGCTCGAACTATACGAGCTTCCGCTTCTCACAACGCTTGCAGGACAACGGAATCCGGCCGTCCATGGGCTCGGTCGGTGACTCCTACGACAACGCGCTGATGGAGAACTTCTGGTCCACGCTGAAGATCGAACTGGTCTACCGAACGTCGTGGCGGACCCGCGACGAGGCCGAGAACGCGATCTTCCAATACATCGACGGCTGGTATAACTCCCGCCGCATCCAGAAGGAGCTTGGCTACCTCAGCCCGGACGAATACGAGGCGGCCTGGCACGCCCAGACCGAGCCAGATAACCTCACCCCTGCCCCGACCGGAAGCAGGTAA
- a CDS encoding glucose/sorbosone family PQQ-dependent dehydrogenase encodes MTTVRTRALAAMLGAMVGVTAGGVSPARAAEPQFTSRVLASGLANPWEILTGPDRHLWVTEKSAGRVTRVDMVTGEKKPAVTIPDVVATPGGPQDGLLGMALHPDLLEGASSNPYVYLSYTYDADPDPAVLLRRQKIVRYTYQRPAGTLTEPLTLISDLPVTIDHVSGRLVIGPDSKIYYTIGDGGHNQATLYCEPIRSQVLPTLRQVVTKDWSAYQGKVLRLNLDGTVPFDNPVIDGVRSHVYSYGHRNAQGLAFGPTGLLYSSEQGPKSDDELNLIRAGGNYGWPHVNGYRDDQAYTYDNWSAAPDCESLPYSDFETPASVPRQRETSFIDARLVAPMRTFYTVPDGFNFRDPRCIVNGQAVYHMCWPTIAPSSAAFYASAGVPGWQNSVLVPSLKYGTVYRVPVGADGLTAGEPVALWRTVNRYRDLAFGANGRTFYVSTDVSGIAADLAGTPTVGLANPGSILEFTLA; translated from the coding sequence ATGACGACGGTACGAACACGAGCGCTGGCAGCGATGCTGGGGGCGATGGTCGGCGTCACCGCCGGCGGGGTCAGCCCGGCCCGCGCTGCGGAGCCGCAGTTCACGTCACGTGTGCTGGCCTCTGGGCTGGCGAATCCGTGGGAGATCCTCACCGGCCCGGACCGGCATCTGTGGGTGACGGAGAAGTCGGCCGGCCGGGTGACCCGGGTCGACATGGTGACCGGGGAGAAGAAGCCCGCGGTGACGATCCCGGATGTGGTGGCCACGCCGGGCGGCCCGCAGGACGGCCTGCTCGGCATGGCGCTGCACCCGGATCTGTTGGAGGGCGCGAGCAGCAACCCGTACGTCTATCTGTCCTACACCTACGACGCCGACCCGGACCCGGCCGTGCTGCTGCGCCGGCAGAAGATCGTCCGTTACACCTATCAGCGCCCGGCCGGGACGCTCACCGAGCCGCTGACCCTGATCTCCGATCTGCCGGTCACCATCGATCATGTCTCCGGCCGGCTGGTGATCGGGCCGGATTCGAAGATCTACTACACGATCGGTGACGGCGGGCACAATCAGGCCACCCTGTACTGCGAGCCGATCCGCTCGCAGGTGTTGCCGACGCTGCGGCAGGTGGTGACCAAGGACTGGAGTGCCTATCAGGGCAAGGTGCTGCGCTTGAACCTGGACGGCACGGTGCCGTTCGACAACCCGGTCATCGACGGCGTAAGAAGCCATGTCTACTCGTACGGGCATCGCAACGCCCAGGGGCTCGCGTTCGGGCCGACCGGGTTGCTCTACTCCAGCGAGCAGGGCCCGAAGAGCGACGACGAACTCAACCTGATCAGGGCGGGCGGGAACTACGGCTGGCCGCACGTGAACGGCTACCGCGACGATCAGGCCTACACCTACGACAACTGGTCGGCCGCGCCGGACTGTGAAAGCCTGCCCTACAGCGACTTCGAGACGCCGGCCTCTGTGCCGCGCCAGCGGGAGACGTCGTTCATCGATGCCCGGCTGGTGGCGCCGATGCGGACGTTCTACACCGTGCCCGACGGCTTCAACTTCCGGGATCCGCGCTGCATCGTGAACGGTCAGGCGGTGTATCACATGTGCTGGCCGACCATCGCACCGTCGAGCGCGGCCTTCTACGCGTCGGCGGGCGTACCGGGCTGGCAGAACTCCGTGTTGGTCCCGTCGCTGAAGTACGGCACCGTCTACCGGGTGCCGGTCGGCGCGGACGGGCTGACCGCCGGTGAGCCGGTCGCGCTGTGGCGGACGGTCAACCGCTACCGGGATCTCGCGTTCGGCGCGAACGGCCGGACGTTCTACGTCTCGACGGACGTGTCCGGTATCGCGGCGGACCTGGCCGGCACCCCGACCGTGGGCCTGGCGAACCCGGGCTCGATCCTGGAGTTCACCCTCGCCTGA
- a CDS encoding transposase, with translation MAAPKKYPDELRARAVRLYRESEPKPTIRRLAEQLNVHHEALRNWIRQAEADAGERHDRPTTEMAEENRRLREEVAELRRVNEILRAASSYFASELGPTRRRS, from the coding sequence GTGGCCGCACCGAAGAAGTACCCCGACGAACTCAGGGCACGTGCCGTGCGTCTGTATCGCGAGTCGGAGCCGAAGCCGACGATTCGCCGGTTGGCCGAGCAGCTGAACGTGCATCACGAGGCGCTGCGTAACTGGATCCGCCAAGCCGAGGCCGATGCGGGCGAACGTCATGACCGGCCCACCACCGAGATGGCCGAGGAGAACCGCCGGCTGCGCGAAGAGGTCGCTGAGCTGCGCCGGGTCAACGAAATCCTGCGTGCCGCCAGCAGTTATTTCGCGTCGGAGCTCGGCCCGACCCGGCGACGGTCATGA